GCGCGCCGTGGAGCTGATGAGCGCCACGGTGGGCGGCCGGCTGGGGGTCAAGGCCAGCGGCGGCATCCGCACCGCGGCCGACGCGATCGCCATGATCGACGCCGGCGCCACCCGGCTGGGCCTGTCCGGCACCCGAGCCGTGCTGGACGGCCTCGACAGCTGAGTGCGTTCAGCTCACAGGTCGGCGAAGCAGGGATCGGTCTGACCGGCCGGGATGGTCGCGTTGCGGGAGGAGAAGTGGCCGACCACGCCGCTGTCGGTGACCTGCACGCTGTCCGCCTGAATGCCCAACGGCAGTTTCTTGTTCAGGCTCGTCGTGTAGTCGTCGAGCGACGATTGGATCAACTCCCGGGGCAGCTTGCCGAACAGCGTGTTGAACGTGACTATCTGCAGCTTGAGGGTGCCGTTGACCACCGACGGTTTGGCGACGATGTCGTTGACCATGCCCTTCAACTCCACGGTGTTGTCCTTGGGGTGGGTGGTCACGCTGGACGTCACGAAGTCACCCACGACCGGGATCGAGTTCTGCACCGTCTGTCTGATGCCGTCGGTGCTCCAGGTGACGGTGGCGTCGATCGCGCCGATGGTGCCTTTGGAGTCGGCGGTGTTGTCGAGCTTGATATCGGAGATGTTGAGCTGCAGCTTCATCCCTTTGGCGTCGCGCAGGTTGTTGCCGGCCGTCTCGATGCTGATGTTGGTGTAGTGATCGGTGATCACCTGCCAGGTCACCAGCGGCGTTACCCCGAACTTCGCGGTGGCCTGGTCCTGGGCGACGCACGCCGTGGCGGCCGCGATCTTGTTGGTCGCCTTGTTGCGGATGTAGAGCTCGACGCCGATCGCGGCGGACACCAGCAAGGCGAGCACGATGACCAGGATCAACACCACGTAGGACGCAGCGAACCCGAAGATGCGCCGCCGCTTGCGCGTCTCGTCCTGGTCCTTCGGCGTGGTCAGCGGCGTCGTCGCAGCGCCGGGCTGTTTGGGCGGCGCTTGGTCGGCGCCCCGCTGGGTGTAGGCGCCGGCCGCGGTCGGTGGCTGCGCGGGCTGCGTCGGCTGCCCGGGCGGCGGCTGACCGGCGCCCGGCTGCTGCGGGCGGCCCGATCCGGGCCGCAACTGCTCGGTGGGACTTTCACCGGGCGCCGGAGGCCGGCCGAGTGGGCTCTGGTTGCCGGGACCGGGACGCCCCCACCGGGGGTCATTCGGTGGGCCTTGCGGGGTGGTCACTCTCGAGATTCTGCCTTATCAATTCGGAGAAAGCTCGAGCGGTTACGCAGCACCGCGATGTTGTCCCGGGCCGCGGCCACCTTGTCGAGGTCGACGTCGGCGATCACCAGCTCGGGCTGTGCGCCCGCGGCCGCCACCACCTCGCCGAACGGGGAGGCCACCAGGCTCCCGCCGACACCGGTGGGGGCCCGGGAGTCGCTGATCTTGCCGCCCGGGTCGGCCTGGCCGGCGGCGGCGACGTAACAGCTGGAATCCACCGCCCGGGCGCGGGCCAGCAGCGTCCACTGCTCGAGTTTGCCCGGGCCCGAACCCCAGGACGCGCACACCGCGATCAGCTGGGCGCCGCGGTCGGCGAGCTCGGTGTACAGCGCAGGGAACCGGACGTCGTAGCACGTCGTCAACCCCACCCCGACGCCGTCGACGGTTACGACCACCGGTTCACGGCCCGGCGCGACGGTGCGCGACTCGGTGAAGCCGAACGCGTCGTAGAGGTGGATCTTGTCGTAGCGGGTGAGTGGCTGGTCGCCGGGGCCGGCCGCGATCAGCGTGTTCGTCACGCGCCCGTCGCCGGCCGGGGCGAACATGCCGGCGATGACGGTGACGCCGGCGTCGGCCGCGATCCGGCGGACACCGTCGGCCCAGGGCCCGTCGACCGGCTCGGCAATCGGACCGAGCGGAACCCCGAAGCGGCACATGGTCGCTTCGGGGAACACCACCAGCTTCGCCCCGGCAGCGGCGGCCCGCTCCGCGTACTCGCGCACCAGCTGCAGGTTTGCCGACGGATCGGTGCCACTGAGGATCTGCGCCAGGGCGATGCGCAGCGGGACGGAGCGCGGCTCAGGCATTTTTCGCCATCCACTGCGAGGTGTAGCGCTGTTCCACGTTGATCAGTTCGGGCAGCTGGGAACCGATGAGGTGCTCCAACTTCCCCCCGATCAGCGGGACACGCACCTGCACGGTCATGTTCGCGGTCAGCCGGGACCCGCCGGACTCGGTGTGCGGAGACAGGACCGCGGTTCCCCAGATGCTCACCGGTGCGTCCAGCAGCCAGCCGCGGATGGAGGCCGTCGCGACGCCGTCGTGAATCGGGCCCCAGCTTTCCTCCCGGCGGATGCACAGGTCGCCGCGATGCAACTGGGTCACCAGGGCCGGAAGGTTCTGCCGATA
The nucleotide sequence above comes from Mycobacterium kiyosense. Encoded proteins:
- a CDS encoding hydrolase translates to MPEPRSVPLRIALAQILSGTDPSANLQLVREYAERAAAAGAKLVVFPEATMCRFGVPLGPIAEPVDGPWADGVRRIAADAGVTVIAGMFAPAGDGRVTNTLIAAGPGDQPLTRYDKIHLYDAFGFTESRTVAPGREPVVVTVDGVGVGLTTCYDVRFPALYTELADRGAQLIAVCASWGSGPGKLEQWTLLARARAVDSSCYVAAAGQADPGGKISDSRAPTGVGGSLVASPFGEVVAAAGAQPELVIADVDLDKVAAARDNIAVLRNRSSFLRIDKAESRE